A portion of the Cyanobium sp. PCC 7001 genome contains these proteins:
- a CDS encoding thermonuclease family protein, which yields MARYLVLASVACVGVLAAVPARAQKCSSFRTCEEAMRSLRSGNTRIDGDGDGIPCEAICGSGRSGSPSQPPGRGRTIQISPATPSAPRRPRPPRPVAPEASGVVALISVGDGDTIRVRNSSGQPVTIRLACIDAPETAQGASGAAATQALRQLLGSGPVEIHPQTVDRYGRTVAEVYAGGRNVNVEMVRVGAAYVYRDYLSGCDQSTYLGAESQAQQYRQGVWRWGNEVKPWDFRRSR from the coding sequence ATGGCAAGATACTTGGTCCTCGCTTCGGTCGCTTGCGTGGGGGTTCTTGCGGCAGTTCCCGCCCGTGCCCAGAAGTGCTCCAGCTTCCGCACCTGTGAGGAAGCCATGCGATCCCTGCGGTCAGGCAACACCCGGATAGATGGAGATGGCGACGGGATCCCCTGTGAGGCGATCTGCGGCAGCGGCAGAAGCGGGAGTCCGTCTCAACCGCCGGGCAGAGGCAGAACCATCCAGATCAGCCCCGCCACTCCCTCGGCGCCAAGGCGCCCACGGCCACCCAGGCCCGTTGCTCCTGAGGCCAGCGGCGTTGTTGCCCTGATCTCTGTGGGAGATGGGGACACAATCCGGGTGAGGAACAGCAGCGGCCAACCGGTCACGATCCGCCTGGCCTGCATTGATGCTCCAGAGACGGCCCAGGGCGCCAGCGGTGCGGCAGCAACCCAGGCTCTGCGTCAGCTACTGGGCAGTGGCCCCGTGGAGATTCACCCTCAAACCGTGGACCGCTACGGACGGACCGTTGCCGAGGTCTACGCAGGTGGGCGGAACGTGAACGTGGAGATGGTGCGGGTGGGGGCTGCCTACGTGTACCGGGACTACCTCAGCGGTTGTGATCAGAGCACCTACCTAGGAGCTGAGAGCCAAGCCCAGCAGTACCGCCAGGGAGTATGGCGATGGGGCAACGAGGTCAAGCCGTGGGACTTCCGGCGGAGTCGCTAA
- a CDS encoding recombinase family protein — protein sequence MLEELEPGDTLVICKLDRLARSLQELLVIAADLEQCGIQLQVLDHAIDTATPTGRLLFQLLGAVGEFERSLAIERTKASVEHRRATGGNLGGGPRAYTDQQQALGRRLQQEGQSITAIAKVLGLPRATTSRMLQGAA from the coding sequence GTGCTGGAGGAGCTGGAGCCAGGCGACACGTTGGTGATCTGCAAGCTCGACCGCCTGGCCCGGTCCCTGCAGGAGCTGCTGGTAATCGCTGCCGATCTGGAGCAATGCGGCATCCAACTGCAGGTGCTCGACCACGCCATCGACACTGCCACCCCGACCGGTCGCCTGCTGTTCCAGCTGCTTGGCGCTGTGGGCGAGTTTGAGCGCAGCCTGGCCATCGAGCGCACTAAGGCCAGCGTTGAGCATCGCCGTGCCACGGGCGGGAACCTTGGCGGCGGACCCAGGGCCTACACCGACCAGCAGCAGGCCCTGGGCCGAAGGCTGCAGCAGGAGGGCCAGAGCATCACGGCGATTGCCAAGGTGCTGGGATTGCCCAGGGCCACCACGTCGCGGATGCTGCAGGGGGCGGCTTAA
- a CDS encoding thermonuclease family protein, with protein MKKGVRAKVLRVIDGDTFKATFRRNSRRIKRTIRIACIDAPEIDQKPLGKRAKDALTGILNRKEFVRLNIKGNDRFGRTVSQVAVGRSDVGVLMVKKGQATVDDLFSAQCSNTRKLSNAERQAQRRSRGIWANQNTSEPSIPSTATGIPQFNGSRVITCPQIRSRTEADAWLRAGHTYLDGDKDGIACESITA; from the coding sequence ATGAAAAAGGGTGTCAGGGCCAAGGTGCTACGGGTCATTGATGGTGACACGTTCAAGGCAACGTTCAGGCGCAATAGCAGGAGAATCAAGCGGACGATACGGATAGCTTGCATAGATGCCCCAGAGATTGACCAAAAGCCACTCGGAAAGAGAGCAAAAGATGCTCTGACTGGAATCCTCAACAGAAAGGAATTTGTTCGACTCAATATTAAAGGCAATGATAGGTTTGGGAGAACTGTTTCTCAAGTCGCGGTCGGCCGCAGCGATGTAGGCGTGCTAATGGTAAAGAAGGGCCAGGCGACTGTTGACGATCTATTCAGCGCTCAGTGCAGCAACACAAGAAAGCTAAGCAATGCAGAAAGGCAAGCCCAAAGGCGGTCAAGGGGTATTTGGGCCAATCAGAATACTTCAGAGCCAAGCATACCCAGTACCGCCACTGGCATTCCTCAGTTTAACGGAAGCAGAGTTATAACCTGCCCGCAAATTAGAAGCAGAACTGAAGCGGATGCTTGGCTTCGCGCTGGCCATACCTATCTCGACGGTGATAAGGATGGGATCGCATGCGAGTCGATCACTGCTTAA
- a CDS encoding DNA polymerase, which translates to MGATRAKAAPYPSEDELGPLPAGPLVDPSGGEGPMVLDLETCSATQLWAPAVPGRPFIRLVGTEAGIDTDPSSLVPWLASGGRLIAHNGFGFDYLALARHHGLDLLQAAEEGKLIDTMVLALALDPPKPPVDGKLSGGQIARLYSLDRCAERAGVPGKTNDLKKLARDAAKAHGHTGKPKQLEAIGYGLIPRNHPDYLAYLQGDVAACRAVYDALVPDGQLSPYARREMRVMGRLVTGITLHGTRLDLQLTQSRYDAIEARKEECRSRLVADYGLPTMTSSGAAAANPLSCKGAAEAITKAAADVGLVLPLTATGKPSTSKDALGPLLEQVREQGNQTQTELLETILSLTGARSVYGTALDHCQSDGRIHPQVAPLQASGRFSLTNPGITVFGKRGGRVTERAIFLPDADDHRLLAADLSQIDMRAMAAHAQDPAYLELFQPGRDAHSEIAAAVGLSRSDAKAIGHGWNYGMSVNGMVRHGISQALAEQFDQGMRRSFPQLVAWRDQIRERAASGQLLDNGFGRMMRPNPARAHTQGPALMGQGTARDLMMLALLRLPLWLVPQLRFLVHDELVFSVPVARLDEAGEQILQAMTFDWAPPGAALCVGVAGELSQPGSSWAECYGRNSIDPRPTGRLLPAVNGNPLAPG; encoded by the coding sequence ATGGGGGCGACTAGGGCCAAGGCCGCTCCCTACCCGAGCGAGGACGAGCTGGGTCCACTCCCTGCTGGTCCGCTGGTCGATCCATCTGGTGGGGAGGGACCGATGGTGCTCGATCTGGAGACCTGCTCAGCAACCCAGCTCTGGGCACCAGCAGTTCCTGGAAGGCCCTTCATCCGGCTGGTGGGCACCGAGGCGGGCATCGACACCGATCCTTCTTCCCTGGTGCCCTGGCTGGCCTCAGGTGGCCGTCTGATCGCCCATAACGGCTTCGGCTTCGACTACCTCGCCCTGGCCAGGCATCACGGTCTGGATCTGCTTCAGGCAGCCGAGGAAGGGAAGCTGATCGACACCATGGTCCTGGCCCTGGCGCTGGATCCGCCCAAGCCACCCGTGGACGGGAAGCTCAGCGGTGGGCAGATCGCTCGGCTCTACTCCCTCGATCGCTGCGCTGAGCGGGCTGGTGTCCCAGGCAAGACCAACGATCTGAAAAAGCTGGCCAGGGATGCTGCCAAGGCTCATGGCCATACCGGCAAGCCCAAGCAGTTGGAGGCCATCGGCTACGGGCTTATCCCCCGCAACCATCCCGACTACCTGGCCTACCTGCAGGGGGATGTGGCGGCCTGTCGTGCCGTCTACGACGCCTTGGTCCCCGATGGTCAGCTCAGCCCTTACGCCAGGCGGGAGATGCGCGTTATGGGGCGCCTCGTCACTGGCATCACGCTCCATGGCACCCGGCTGGACCTGCAACTCACCCAGTCCCGCTACGACGCCATCGAAGCTCGGAAGGAGGAGTGCCGATCACGACTGGTCGCCGACTACGGACTGCCCACCATGACCAGCAGTGGTGCCGCTGCTGCCAACCCTCTGAGCTGCAAGGGTGCCGCAGAGGCGATCACCAAGGCCGCCGCCGATGTGGGCCTGGTTCTGCCCCTCACCGCCACAGGCAAGCCGAGCACCAGCAAGGACGCCCTGGGCCCGCTGCTGGAGCAGGTCAGGGAACAGGGCAACCAGACCCAGACCGAGCTGTTGGAGACGATCCTGAGCCTCACTGGAGCCCGTTCCGTCTACGGCACGGCCCTGGACCACTGCCAGAGCGATGGACGGATCCATCCCCAGGTCGCTCCACTTCAGGCATCGGGCCGGTTCAGCCTCACCAATCCCGGTATCACGGTGTTCGGCAAGCGTGGTGGTCGCGTCACAGAGCGGGCAATCTTCCTCCCTGATGCCGACGACCATCGGCTCCTGGCTGCTGACCTCAGCCAGATCGACATGAGGGCCATGGCAGCCCATGCCCAGGATCCGGCCTACCTGGAGCTGTTTCAGCCCGGTCGTGATGCCCACTCCGAGATCGCTGCTGCTGTCGGCCTGAGCCGCTCTGATGCCAAGGCGATCGGCCACGGCTGGAACTACGGCATGAGCGTGAACGGCATGGTGCGCCATGGCATCAGCCAGGCCCTGGCTGAACAGTTCGACCAAGGGATGCGGCGATCCTTCCCCCAGCTGGTGGCCTGGCGAGACCAGATCCGGGAACGGGCAGCCTCAGGACAGCTGCTCGACAACGGTTTCGGTCGGATGATGCGGCCCAACCCCGCCAGGGCTCACACCCAGGGGCCTGCCCTGATGGGGCAGGGAACAGCCCGCGACCTGATGATGCTGGCCCTGCTCCGTCTGCCCCTCTGGCTGGTGCCGCAGCTGCGCTTCCTTGTCCATGACGAGCTGGTGTTCAGCGTCCCTGTGGCCCGCCTCGATGAGGCAGGAGAGCAGATCCTCCAGGCCATGACCTTTGACTGGGCACCTCCGGGAGCAGCCCTGTGTGTCGGGGTGGCGGGTGAGCTCAGCCAGCCAGGGAGTAGCTGGGCGGAGTGCTACGGGCGCAACAGCATCGATCCTCGCCCGACTGGCAGGCTCTTACCTGCCGTCAATGGCAACCCATTAGCTCCTGGCTAA